A window of Parasynechococcus marenigrum WH 8102 contains these coding sequences:
- the chlG gene encoding chlorophyll synthase ChlG — protein sequence MSDARQLLGMKGASGTSNIWKLRLQLMKPVTWIPLIWGVICGAAASGNYQWKLDHVLAAFACMLMSGPLLAGFTQTINDYYDRDIDAINEPYRPIPSGAIPLGQVKLQIWLLLIAGLAVSYGLDIWANHSTPVVFLLALGGSFVSYIYSAPPLKLKQNGWLGNYALGASYIALPWWAGQALFGQLTWSTALLTLAYSLAGLGIAVVNDFKSVEGDRELGLQSLPVVFGIKTASWISAGMIDIFQLAMVAVLIAIGQHFAAVLLVLLIVPQITFQDIWLLRDPVEFDVKYQASAQPFLVLGMLVTALAVGHSPLTQLM from the coding sequence GTGAGCGACGCACGTCAGCTGCTGGGCATGAAAGGTGCCTCCGGCACCTCCAACATCTGGAAGCTGCGGCTGCAGCTGATGAAACCGGTCACCTGGATCCCCTTGATCTGGGGTGTGATCTGCGGTGCTGCCGCTAGTGGCAACTACCAGTGGAAGCTGGACCACGTGCTCGCGGCTTTCGCATGCATGTTGATGAGCGGCCCCCTGCTGGCGGGCTTCACCCAAACCATCAACGACTATTACGACCGCGATATCGACGCGATCAACGAGCCGTATCGGCCGATTCCATCCGGAGCCATTCCGTTGGGACAGGTGAAGCTTCAGATCTGGCTGCTGCTGATCGCTGGCTTGGCGGTGTCCTACGGCCTCGACATCTGGGCCAACCACAGCACTCCGGTGGTGTTCCTGCTGGCCCTCGGAGGGTCTTTCGTCAGTTACATCTATTCAGCTCCACCGCTGAAGCTGAAGCAGAACGGTTGGCTTGGGAATTACGCCCTTGGTGCCAGCTACATCGCTCTGCCTTGGTGGGCAGGCCAGGCCCTGTTCGGCCAACTGACCTGGAGCACGGCTCTGCTGACCCTTGCCTACAGCCTCGCCGGACTGGGCATTGCCGTAGTGAATGATTTCAAGAGCGTTGAGGGGGACCGGGAACTGGGGCTTCAGTCCTTACCCGTTGTGTTCGGGATCAAAACGGCCAGTTGGATCAGCGCTGGGATGATCGACATCTTCCAGTTGGCCATGGTTGCCGTTCTCATTGCCATCGGTCAGCATTTCGCTGCTGTTCTGCTGGTGCTGTTGATCGTGCCCCAGATCACCTTCCAGGACATCTGGCTGCTGCGGGACCCAGTTGAATTTGACGTCAAATACCAAGCCAGCGCTCAACCCTTTCTCGTGCTCGGCATGCTGGTGACGGCGCTGGCCGTGGGCCACAGCCCACTCACCCAGCTGATGTGA
- a CDS encoding transglycosylase domain-containing protein: protein MNRSRLHWALIAAAAAGVGVGAALGTRALTKLIDAALPDARGIANFNRPGTITLLSTRGRIIQKLGPATRDKLEPGSMPLLVQQAFIAAEDRRFFDHDGVDGWGIARAVVTNVRQGSVREGASTITQQLARTVFLSQDRTIVRKLKEAALALKLERQLSKQQILEQYLNFVYLGSGAYGVADAAWNYFSKTPDQLTLPEAALIAGLPPAPSVYSPLVNPELARQQRSIVLERMRQEGFITSASASAARNSPLNLKPAIPKYFNSAAPFFTSWVAQELPKIVTQEQLEVGGLKVRTSLNLDWQTKAQQVIREHAPFDTEGALVSIQPGTGLVRALVGGKSFGKSQFNRATQALRSPGSTFKLFPYAAAIDRGIKPDDILLDAPRCWRGYCPKNFGGKYFGPISLADALKNSLNTVAVQLQDKVGFDAIIEIANGFDIGTKRPLGKYYPMAIGAYEQTVLEMAAAYAGVTNRGVFVQPTPFEEIRGPKDELIWSRRIDGDRGRRALDSEVADAMNWMLQRVVTGGTGIAAKLDNRPVAGKTGTSEGTRDLWFIGSIPQLTTAVWFGYDNNKETKSNSGEAAWAWKQFMVQIEDEFPQQPFPAKPILKRPFQPPGKAKPKKTDKKVPYRGYDYETKPVYTAPRWKPDPSMAPAPVPLPDPVPVTQPLFDQSPGPSASPEAPGEPPAEVNGRRNWLKPQIQRR, encoded by the coding sequence GTGAACCGCTCCCGTCTGCATTGGGCCCTCATCGCCGCAGCTGCAGCGGGTGTTGGCGTCGGTGCTGCTCTCGGAACACGGGCGCTGACCAAGCTGATTGACGCGGCTCTGCCGGATGCCCGCGGCATCGCCAACTTCAACCGCCCGGGAACCATCACGCTGCTCTCCACGCGGGGGCGCATCATTCAGAAACTGGGGCCAGCCACGCGCGACAAGCTTGAGCCGGGCTCCATGCCCCTGCTGGTTCAACAGGCTTTTATCGCCGCAGAAGACCGGCGCTTCTTCGACCACGACGGCGTCGATGGCTGGGGAATTGCCCGCGCGGTGGTCACCAACGTCCGGCAGGGATCGGTGCGGGAAGGCGCCAGCACCATCACCCAGCAGCTGGCTCGCACGGTCTTTCTCAGCCAAGACCGCACCATCGTTCGAAAACTCAAGGAAGCAGCCCTGGCTCTGAAGCTGGAACGTCAGCTGAGCAAACAGCAGATCCTTGAGCAGTACCTCAACTTTGTGTATCTCGGATCTGGGGCCTATGGCGTAGCGGATGCCGCCTGGAACTACTTCTCTAAAACACCCGATCAGCTCACGCTGCCGGAAGCCGCTCTCATCGCTGGTCTTCCCCCGGCACCATCGGTGTACTCACCCCTGGTGAATCCAGAGCTGGCCCGGCAGCAACGGTCCATCGTGCTGGAGCGGATGCGTCAGGAGGGCTTCATCACCAGTGCTTCGGCCTCAGCGGCCAGGAACTCACCGCTCAATCTGAAGCCGGCCATACCGAAGTACTTCAACAGCGCAGCACCGTTCTTCACCAGCTGGGTGGCCCAGGAGCTCCCCAAAATCGTCACCCAGGAACAGCTGGAAGTGGGCGGACTCAAGGTGCGCACCAGCCTCAACCTCGATTGGCAGACGAAGGCCCAGCAGGTCATTCGTGAGCATGCCCCATTCGACACCGAAGGTGCCCTCGTCAGCATCCAACCGGGCACCGGCCTCGTTCGCGCCTTGGTGGGAGGGAAGAGCTTCGGCAAGAGCCAGTTCAACCGCGCCACCCAGGCACTTCGGTCTCCGGGTTCGACCTTCAAACTCTTTCCCTACGCGGCAGCTATCGATCGAGGCATCAAACCCGATGACATCTTGCTCGACGCGCCCCGCTGCTGGCGGGGCTACTGCCCTAAGAATTTCGGCGGCAAATACTTCGGACCCATTTCCCTCGCAGATGCCCTGAAGAATTCACTGAACACCGTGGCCGTTCAGCTGCAGGACAAGGTGGGCTTCGACGCCATCATCGAGATCGCCAACGGCTTTGACATCGGGACCAAACGTCCGCTCGGGAAGTATTACCCGATGGCAATCGGGGCCTACGAGCAAACGGTGCTGGAGATGGCCGCGGCCTATGCCGGTGTGACGAACCGCGGGGTATTCGTGCAACCGACACCGTTCGAAGAAATCCGCGGTCCGAAGGATGAACTGATCTGGAGCCGTCGCATTGATGGCGATCGCGGCCGTCGCGCTCTGGATAGCGAGGTGGCTGATGCCATGAACTGGATGCTTCAACGGGTTGTGACCGGTGGAACAGGCATCGCCGCCAAATTGGACAACCGCCCCGTAGCGGGCAAAACAGGCACCTCAGAGGGAACCCGCGATCTCTGGTTCATCGGCTCGATCCCGCAGCTCACAACAGCTGTGTGGTTCGGCTACGACAACAACAAGGAAACCAAGAGCAATAGCGGTGAAGCCGCCTGGGCCTGGAAGCAGTTCATGGTGCAAATCGAGGACGAGTTTCCTCAGCAGCCATTCCCGGCGAAACCCATTTTGAAACGCCCATTCCAGCCCCCAGGCAAGGCCAAACCCAAGAAAACAGACAAAAAAGTCCCCTACCGCGGCTACGACTACGAGACCAAGCCCGTCTACAC